One window from the genome of Lentibacillus daqui encodes:
- a CDS encoding M24 family metallopeptidase produces the protein MEKLTKLREKLESHALDAIIITSPVNRRYITGFTGTAGAAIITGKEALFVTDFRYIDQATEQAREFEIIQHKESMIQELHEQLQKRNIKRVGFEKDHVTFSEYEQYQELFSAEPVPVSGLIEDLRLIKSESELKIMKQAAKIVDDAFIHIQDYIKPGVKEIEIANELEFFMRRQGATSSSFDTIVASGYRGALPHGVASEKEIQNGELVTMDYGALFQGYCSDTTRTVAVGEISDELRNIYNTVLTAQLKGVEGVKPGITGKEGDAIVRDYITEQGYGDKFGHSTGHGLGMEVHEQPTLSHRSETILEPGMVVTVEPGIYVPNVGGCRIEDDLVVTETGNERLTFADKGLIQL, from the coding sequence ATGGAGAAATTAACAAAGCTACGTGAAAAGCTTGAATCCCATGCGTTGGACGCAATTATTATTACAAGTCCAGTTAATCGGAGGTATATTACAGGATTTACAGGTACAGCTGGCGCAGCGATTATTACAGGAAAAGAGGCGCTATTTGTTACGGATTTTCGTTACATAGACCAAGCTACTGAGCAAGCCCGCGAATTTGAAATTATCCAGCATAAAGAATCCATGATTCAGGAGCTTCATGAGCAATTGCAAAAACGGAATATAAAACGTGTCGGTTTTGAAAAGGATCATGTGACTTTTTCCGAATATGAACAGTATCAGGAACTGTTTTCAGCAGAACCTGTTCCAGTCAGTGGATTGATTGAAGATTTACGGCTAATCAAATCGGAAAGCGAACTCAAAATCATGAAACAGGCTGCCAAAATTGTTGATGATGCCTTTATTCATATTCAAGACTATATCAAACCGGGCGTCAAGGAAATTGAGATTGCCAATGAACTGGAATTTTTTATGCGCAGACAAGGTGCTACATCATCCAGTTTTGATACAATTGTTGCTTCCGGCTATCGTGGAGCGCTGCCACACGGGGTAGCCTCAGAAAAAGAGATTCAAAATGGAGAGCTTGTCACAATGGATTATGGTGCTTTGTTTCAAGGCTACTGCTCCGATACGACAAGAACAGTCGCTGTTGGAGAAATAAGTGATGAGTTGCGGAACATTTATAATACGGTATTAACGGCGCAACTCAAAGGTGTGGAAGGTGTCAAACCGGGAATCACTGGCAAAGAGGGAGATGCGATTGTCCGGGATTATATAACAGAACAAGGTTATGGAGACAAATTCGGTCATTCCACTGGGCATGGTTTGGGAATGGAAGTACATGAACAGCCGACACTCTCACATCGGTCAGAAACAATATTGGAGCCTGGGATGGTTGTTACTGTTGAACCAGGTATTTATGTGCCAAATGTCGGCGGTTGCCGGATTGAAGATGATCTGGTAGTAACCGAAACAGGTAATGAACGGCTGACATTTGCTGATAAAGGATTAATTCAATTGTAA
- a CDS encoding Asp23/Gls24 family envelope stress response protein encodes MSEQPLLDVSDDTSLGKVEIAPEVIEVITGIAASEVDGLSSMRGNFAAGVVERLGKKSHGKGVKVELTDSGILIDLYVVLNFGVSIPEVAQKLQTNIRQTIKNMTALEIAEINIHVVGIQMENREQAETDE; translated from the coding sequence ATGAGTGAACAACCATTATTAGACGTTAGTGATGATACAAGTCTTGGAAAGGTTGAAATTGCCCCTGAGGTTATAGAGGTAATTACCGGTATTGCAGCCTCTGAAGTAGACGGCCTGTCATCTATGCGTGGCAATTTTGCTGCCGGGGTGGTGGAACGCTTAGGGAAGAAGTCACATGGTAAAGGGGTCAAGGTCGAATTAACTGATTCAGGGATATTGATTGATCTGTATGTCGTTTTAAACTTTGGCGTTTCCATTCCGGAAGTTGCTCAAAAGCTACAAACGAATATCAGACAGACAATTAAAAATATGACTGCACTTGAAATCGCGGAAATTAACATTCATGTCGTTGGGATCCAAATGGAAAATCGTGAACAAGCAGAAACCGACGAATAG
- the spoIIIAG gene encoding stage III sporulation protein AG: MIEKLKQFFSKKDSDSNVKNPSKKIRYLIVIGLLGLLLVILSNAFSSSSDKGKEDLLKTNQPDQDTNSTFAKKESATSDVDELEASYEKDLETMLDKIQGISDAEVMVNLNSTKVKVYEKNLITDQQTTDESDKNGGTRDVEDNSEETETVLVRQGDKEVPLLIQTKKPDVRGVFVVAKGVDHATVKKWVIESVARVLDVPVHKVSVMPKK; this comes from the coding sequence TTGATCGAAAAACTTAAACAGTTCTTCAGTAAAAAAGACTCCGACAGCAATGTGAAAAACCCGTCCAAAAAAATAAGATATCTAATCGTCATTGGCTTGTTGGGCTTGCTCTTAGTTATTCTCAGTAATGCATTTTCTTCATCATCTGACAAAGGGAAAGAGGATCTACTTAAAACAAATCAGCCTGACCAGGATACGAATAGTACATTTGCCAAGAAAGAATCTGCTACCAGCGATGTAGATGAATTGGAAGCAAGCTATGAAAAAGATCTTGAGACGATGTTGGACAAGATCCAGGGTATATCAGATGCTGAGGTAATGGTCAACCTTAATTCTACAAAGGTAAAAGTCTATGAAAAAAATCTGATTACGGACCAGCAAACGACTGATGAGTCTGATAAAAATGGGGGAACAAGAGATGTCGAGGACAACTCGGAAGAAACTGAAACTGTACTTGTAAGACAGGGCGATAAGGAAGTCCCATTATTAATACAAACCAAAAAACCGGATGTCAGGGGTGTCTTCGTGGTTGCAAAAGGCGTTGACCATGCAACAGTGAAAAAGTGGGTGATCGAATCTGTTGCGAGAGTCCTCGATGTACCAGTCCATAAAGTATCCGTAATGCCAAAAAAATAG
- the accB gene encoding acetyl-CoA carboxylase biotin carboxyl carrier protein, which produces MLNVEEIQELIKLIDQTSIDEFTYETQGTTISMKKALGETMVQPVQKVVAPVEKPAETISNPSPQPVAEQDQAQVSQTAHTNESTVDYDYEITSPMVGTLYSSSSPEADPYVQKGSTVQKDTVVCIIEAMKLFNEIEAEVNGEIVEILVDDGELVEYGQPLFRVKTK; this is translated from the coding sequence ATGTTAAATGTAGAAGAAATTCAGGAATTAATTAAATTGATCGACCAAACATCTATTGACGAATTTACCTATGAAACACAGGGAACAACGATTTCGATGAAGAAGGCTTTGGGTGAAACGATGGTGCAACCAGTTCAAAAGGTAGTAGCCCCAGTTGAAAAGCCTGCCGAAACAATTAGTAATCCATCGCCACAGCCAGTAGCAGAGCAAGATCAAGCGCAAGTATCACAAACCGCCCACACCAACGAATCAACCGTTGATTACGATTATGAGATTACGTCCCCAATGGTCGGTACATTATATTCTTCTTCATCACCGGAGGCAGATCCATATGTACAAAAAGGCAGCACAGTGCAAAAAGATACCGTGGTTTGTATCATTGAAGCAATGAAATTATTTAACGAAATTGAAGCGGAAGTGAATGGAGAAATCGTCGAGATCTTAGTGGATGATGGCGAATTGGTGGAATATGGTCAGCCGTTATTCCGAGTCAAGACGAAGTAA
- the spoIIIAA gene encoding stage III sporulation protein AA, producing MEEILRLFPQSIREHVQAKVGQRWTVLQEIRFRLHQPIELVFDHQTEWLARCRPTQQDSMHVLNQISAFSLYRLEDELRQGYVTIEGGHRVGLAGKVNTLHGFVKAIQHITFMNIRIAKEKIGAAASLLPYLYRETFKNTLLVGAPQTGKTTIIRDLTRLLASGWRNIPAKKVAVIDERSEIAASLRGIPQHNLGLRTDVMDACPKAEGMMMMIRSMSPDILVADEIGSQQDAEALMEAIHAGVSVICTIHGKALDELKRRPSLQQLFDHRVFERIVILTKQKTPGQIQSIYDKQEKIIFKKPLDDAI from the coding sequence ATGGAAGAAATACTGCGTTTATTTCCACAATCAATTCGTGAACATGTACAAGCAAAAGTAGGCCAAAGATGGACTGTCTTGCAGGAAATTCGGTTTCGGCTGCATCAGCCAATTGAACTTGTATTTGATCATCAAACAGAATGGCTGGCAAGGTGCAGGCCGACACAACAAGATAGCATGCATGTACTAAACCAAATAAGTGCGTTTTCCCTCTACCGGCTGGAAGATGAATTACGTCAAGGGTATGTCACCATTGAAGGTGGACACAGGGTTGGGCTTGCCGGGAAGGTAAATACTTTACATGGTTTTGTCAAGGCTATCCAGCATATCACATTCATGAATATCCGTATTGCAAAGGAAAAAATAGGTGCCGCCGCTTCATTATTGCCGTATCTTTACCGAGAAACCTTTAAGAATACACTACTCGTCGGGGCGCCGCAAACAGGGAAAACAACTATTATCAGAGATTTAACGCGATTACTTGCTTCCGGCTGGCGTAATATTCCGGCAAAAAAAGTCGCCGTTATCGATGAGCGCTCAGAAATTGCTGCTTCATTAAGAGGGATTCCCCAACATAATCTGGGGTTGCGGACGGATGTCATGGATGCATGTCCGAAAGCTGAAGGCATGATGATGATGATTCGTTCCATGTCACCGGATATCCTGGTTGCGGATGAAATTGGCAGCCAGCAAGATGCAGAAGCGTTGATGGAAGCCATTCATGCCGGAGTTAGCGTCATTTGCACCATTCATGGTAAGGCATTGGACGAATTAAAACGACGTCCCTCACTCCAACAGCTTTTTGACCATCGTGTTTTCGAACGTATCGTCATTCTAACGAAGCAAAAAACACCGGGTCAAATCCAGTCTATTTACGATAAGCAGGAAAAAATTATCTTTAAGAAACCTTTGGATGACGCCATATGA
- the spoIIIAD gene encoding stage III sporulation protein AD, producing the protein MDILHVVIFGIVASILFIMLKDLNPSIAFFLILITGIIIFLSIINQIGTIFSMLESLGAKAHIDGMYMETILKIIGIAYIAELGASITKDAGLSSVAQKIELAGKVFILLLAIPVITAVIEAILNFLPTA; encoded by the coding sequence ATGGATATCTTACACGTTGTAATCTTCGGTATTGTTGCAAGTATTTTGTTTATCATGCTAAAGGATCTAAACCCATCCATTGCTTTTTTCCTGATCCTGATTACCGGAATTATTATTTTCCTTTCGATCATTAATCAAATCGGCACGATATTTTCTATGCTGGAATCGCTGGGAGCTAAGGCACATATAGATGGGATGTACATGGAAACTATCCTGAAAATTATTGGTATCGCCTATATTGCTGAGCTTGGTGCAAGTATTACTAAAGATGCCGGGCTTAGCTCAGTGGCCCAAAAGATCGAACTTGCGGGCAAAGTGTTCATTCTGCTCTTGGCCATCCCGGTTATCACAGCTGTTATTGAGGCGATCTTAAACTTTTTGCCAACCGCATAA
- the spoIIIAC gene encoding stage III sporulation protein AC, translating into MLSDATILFQIAGIGIIVAIIHTIMKQMGKEDIAHLATVVGFILVLIIVIQGLADLFQEIKSVFLFQG; encoded by the coding sequence ATGCTAAGTGATGCAACCATTTTATTTCAAATTGCCGGGATCGGAATCATTGTTGCAATTATTCATACCATTATGAAACAAATGGGGAAAGAAGATATTGCCCATCTTGCTACAGTGGTTGGGTTTATCCTGGTTCTGATTATTGTTATCCAGGGTCTGGCGGATCTATTTCAGGAGATTAAGTCAGTCTTTTTGTTCCAGGGGTAG
- the spoIIIAB gene encoding stage III sporulation protein SpoIIIAB: MKWIGALLFISMTTWIGFEISKRIDDRPKHIRQLKNALQILEAEILYSQLPLQEAFLTIAKQIPNPSRSFFENLGEAMEKDDVELADLWERQVNVLMQQSSLKKIEQEILLQFGQTLGQHDFTQQQKQIQLTVSHLDRELAEARDDQYRYSKMAKSLGILCGLFIVLLFF; the protein is encoded by the coding sequence ATGAAATGGATTGGTGCCCTGCTCTTCATTAGTATGACAACATGGATAGGTTTTGAAATTAGTAAACGAATAGATGATCGTCCAAAGCATATTAGACAGTTGAAAAATGCCTTGCAAATCCTGGAAGCAGAAATCCTATATAGCCAGCTGCCATTACAGGAAGCATTTCTAACCATTGCCAAACAAATACCGAATCCATCAAGATCATTCTTTGAAAATTTAGGTGAAGCTATGGAGAAAGATGATGTGGAGTTGGCTGATTTATGGGAGCGGCAAGTAAACGTCCTGATGCAGCAGTCTAGTTTGAAGAAAATTGAACAAGAGATTTTGCTTCAATTCGGACAAACCTTGGGACAACACGATTTCACCCAACAACAAAAACAGATTCAATTAACAGTAAGCCATTTAGACCGGGAGTTGGCGGAGGCGAGAGATGATCAATACAGATATAGTAAAATGGCAAAAAGTTTGGGCATTTTATGCGGATTGTTTATTGTCCTGTTATTTTTTTAG
- a CDS encoding SpoIIIAH-like family protein codes for MLKKQTVWLLTMLSLMIVLSFYYMTSNKTNEVAFLENDKDEQQTNKEVSEEANSGDAKVDDVANVGQDQLFETMRLEVQDQRSKEVTRLEDVVASNAASTEEKNKAYDDIEALEQRSSKESILEESILASADYQDVLVRFDDKDAGKVHVNVITDEMPKDQALNIMQMVRDEFGEVPVDVNYQPQEG; via the coding sequence ATGCTGAAAAAACAAACGGTGTGGTTATTAACAATGCTCAGTTTGATGATTGTCCTAAGTTTTTACTACATGACATCAAACAAAACAAACGAGGTAGCTTTTTTGGAAAATGACAAGGATGAACAGCAAACAAATAAGGAAGTCTCGGAGGAAGCAAATAGTGGGGATGCTAAAGTAGATGACGTTGCCAATGTCGGACAAGACCAATTGTTTGAAACAATGAGGCTGGAAGTACAAGATCAGCGCAGCAAGGAAGTTACACGCTTGGAGGATGTCGTTGCTTCCAATGCAGCAAGTACAGAAGAGAAAAATAAGGCATATGATGACATTGAAGCGCTTGAACAACGGTCTTCAAAAGAATCGATTTTGGAAGAATCCATTCTCGCATCAGCGGATTACCAGGATGTACTAGTCCGATTTGACGATAAAGATGCCGGTAAAGTACATGTAAATGTGATTACAGATGAAATGCCAAAAGATCAGGCATTGAATATCATGCAAATGGTACGCGATGAATTTGGCGAGGTTCCGGTTGATGTTAATTACCAGCCTCAAGAAGGGTAA
- the nusB gene encoding transcription antitermination factor NusB gives MKRHAAREKAFQILFQLDINEINPKHVAEEQVKQDAFLEKLVSGVINHKTEIDSVITNHLEKWSITRIATVERTILRIATYELRYLDDMPAKVSINEAVELAHTYGDDKSGKFVNGVLSRINGL, from the coding sequence ATGAAACGTCATGCGGCAAGAGAGAAGGCCTTTCAAATTTTATTTCAACTGGACATCAATGAAATAAACCCCAAACATGTTGCAGAGGAGCAAGTGAAACAGGATGCATTTTTGGAAAAACTTGTGTCAGGTGTCATCAATCATAAAACAGAAATTGATTCAGTGATTACGAATCATTTGGAGAAATGGTCTATCACCAGGATCGCGACAGTAGAACGGACTATACTGCGAATAGCAACTTATGAATTACGTTATCTTGATGATATGCCAGCAAAAGTTTCCATCAATGAGGCTGTTGAATTGGCACACACGTACGGGGATGACAAGTCCGGTAAATTTGTTAATGGCGTTTTATCACGCATTAACGGGCTGTAA
- a CDS encoding YqhR family membrane protein has protein sequence MAEKKPNQASSQQVKPVSILPRSLFTGFIGGLIWSICGVLLYYFNFAEVSPKTFELRSWLKTEWTDSWLGDVISILGAGILSILAAFIYYGLFKRIRPWWFGAVYGIILWVIIFYVLHPIFGDVPSLAEMNMHTIVSTVCLFILYGTFIGYSISYDYYDTVVKVWKDRK, from the coding sequence GTGGCGGAAAAAAAACCAAACCAAGCGTCTTCGCAACAAGTGAAACCAGTGTCCATATTGCCCAGATCCTTATTCACCGGTTTTATCGGCGGACTGATCTGGAGTATATGCGGTGTACTCCTATATTATTTTAATTTTGCAGAGGTTTCCCCCAAAACTTTTGAGTTACGGTCCTGGTTAAAAACAGAATGGACAGACAGCTGGCTTGGCGATGTTATTTCCATACTTGGCGCAGGGATACTCTCCATATTGGCAGCGTTTATCTACTATGGATTGTTCAAGCGAATCCGGCCGTGGTGGTTTGGAGCAGTTTACGGGATTATCCTCTGGGTGATTATTTTTTATGTTTTACACCCGATTTTTGGTGATGTGCCATCTTTAGCCGAAATGAACATGCATACGATTGTGTCAACGGTCTGTTTATTCATACTTTATGGTACTTTTATTGGGTATTCCATCTCATATGATTATTATGATACGGTTGTAAAGGTATGGAAAGACAGGAAATAA
- the accC gene encoding acetyl-CoA carboxylase biotin carboxylase subunit, whose translation MIKKLLIANRGEIAVRIIRACKEMDIETVAVYSEADKESLHVKLADEAYCIGPTSSKDSYLNFTNIMSVATMTEVDAIHPGYGFLSENADFAEICRACNVTFVGPSSNAIQQMGIKDVARETMKNADVPIVPGSEGIIESEEEAIEVAEKIGYPVIIKATAGGGGKGIRVAHDQDNLIKGIRITQKEAETSFGNAGVYLEKFIEDFRHVEIQVLADQHGNVIHLGERDCTIQRRLQKLVEESPSPALTPQIRKQMGEAAVKAAKAVDYVGAGTIEFIFDRSSKSFYFMEMNTRIQVEHPVTEMVTGIDLVKEQINIANGKPLSITQEEVEFEGWAIECRINAENPFKNFMPSPGKIAMYLPPGGLGVRVDSAVYPDYTIPPYYDSMIAKLVAYGPTRKEAIQRMKRALDEYVIEGIYSTVPFHRIIMDHEVFVGGDFNTKFLEEHPIEEIE comes from the coding sequence ATGATTAAAAAACTATTGATCGCGAACAGAGGGGAGATCGCTGTTCGAATTATTCGCGCATGTAAGGAAATGGACATAGAAACTGTTGCTGTATATTCAGAGGCAGATAAAGAATCATTACATGTAAAGCTTGCTGATGAAGCATACTGCATTGGGCCGACATCAAGCAAAGATAGTTACCTTAATTTCACCAACATTATGAGTGTTGCTACGATGACCGAGGTGGATGCCATTCATCCGGGATATGGATTTTTATCGGAAAACGCAGATTTTGCCGAGATCTGTCGGGCTTGTAATGTTACTTTCGTTGGTCCATCCTCGAATGCTATCCAGCAAATGGGAATCAAAGATGTTGCCAGGGAAACAATGAAGAACGCGGATGTACCAATCGTTCCCGGTTCTGAAGGAATCATTGAATCCGAAGAAGAAGCAATCGAAGTTGCAGAAAAGATTGGCTATCCAGTCATTATTAAAGCTACTGCCGGGGGCGGTGGAAAAGGGATCCGTGTTGCTCATGATCAAGACAACCTGATCAAGGGAATCCGGATTACACAAAAAGAGGCAGAAACCTCTTTTGGTAATGCCGGCGTATATTTGGAAAAGTTTATTGAAGATTTCCGCCATGTTGAAATCCAGGTTTTAGCGGATCAGCATGGGAATGTAATTCATTTGGGTGAACGGGATTGTACGATTCAGCGCCGATTGCAAAAATTGGTAGAAGAATCGCCATCACCAGCGTTGACACCTCAAATAAGGAAGCAAATGGGTGAAGCTGCTGTAAAAGCCGCCAAAGCGGTAGACTATGTTGGAGCAGGTACGATTGAATTTATTTTTGACCGGTCGAGCAAGTCATTCTATTTTATGGAAATGAATACACGTATCCAAGTGGAACATCCGGTAACTGAAATGGTCACTGGCATCGATCTGGTTAAGGAACAAATTAATATTGCTAACGGCAAACCATTATCTATTACCCAGGAAGAAGTTGAATTCGAGGGCTGGGCAATTGAATGTCGGATTAATGCGGAGAACCCGTTTAAAAACTTTATGCCTTCACCAGGCAAAATTGCGATGTATTTACCACCAGGCGGTTTAGGGGTTCGCGTTGATTCAGCAGTATATCCGGACTACACCATACCGCCATATTATGATTCCATGATTGCGAAATTAGTCGCCTATGGGCCAACAAGAAAAGAAGCCATTCAACGGATGAAACGTGCCTTGGATGAATATGTTATTGAAGGGATTTATTCGACGGTTCCGTTTCATCGGATCATTATGGACCATGAAGTGTTTGTTGGCGGTGATTTTAATACGAAATTCCTGGAAGAACATCCGATTGAGGAAATTGAATAA
- the spoIIIAF gene encoding stage III sporulation protein AF gives MDLLINWVTQIVIFLIIALIIDLLIPATAMKKYIKLVVGLILILIFLKPVFYLFNMNIDQSLDTAFSKLSREEVKQDSMKNSIEKQKKEIQAGQRAYILEEMAVQLKDLAKDRLKDEYQAEIVNIDFQFKPDEEPAYENLEEVIVYLGQMEDEEEGAVQTVDNIDINTDAPVEDDEQDVQEIKHLLHDVWEINDEKLTIIWKEGHLDRKT, from the coding sequence ATGGATTTACTGATAAATTGGGTTACACAAATTGTCATATTTTTGATTATCGCGCTAATTATAGATTTGCTTATTCCGGCTACGGCAATGAAGAAATATATTAAGCTTGTTGTAGGCCTTATCTTAATTTTGATATTTTTAAAACCGGTTTTTTATTTATTTAATATGAATATTGATCAATCGTTGGATACCGCTTTTTCCAAGCTGAGCAGGGAAGAGGTAAAACAAGATTCTATGAAAAATTCTATCGAAAAGCAAAAAAAAGAAATACAAGCTGGACAACGTGCATATATTTTAGAAGAAATGGCTGTCCAACTAAAAGATCTGGCCAAGGACCGGCTCAAGGATGAATACCAGGCAGAGATTGTCAATATCGATTTCCAGTTTAAGCCGGACGAAGAACCAGCATATGAAAACCTGGAGGAAGTCATTGTATATCTTGGTCAAATGGAAGATGAAGAGGAGGGAGCAGTGCAAACAGTTGATAACATCGATATTAATACCGATGCCCCAGTAGAAGATGATGAACAAGATGTACAGGAGATCAAACATTTATTGCACGATGTATGGGAGATCAATGACGAAAAGTTGACAATCATATGGAAGGAGGGTCATCTTGATCGAAAAACTTAA
- the efp gene encoding elongation factor P: MISVNDFKTGLTIEVDNDIWQVMEFQHVKPGKGAAFVRSKLRNLRNGNIQEKTFRGGEKVNTAHVETKKMQYLYASGDTHAFMDTNTYEQIELQTSQIEYELQFMKENMEVSVITYEGEVLGVQLPNNVELEVTETEPGIKGDTASGGSKPATLETGLIVQVPFFVNKGDVLVINTSDGKYVSRANK, translated from the coding sequence TTGATTTCAGTTAACGATTTTAAAACAGGACTAACTATTGAAGTAGATAATGATATTTGGCAAGTTATGGAGTTCCAACATGTCAAACCAGGGAAAGGGGCAGCATTCGTCCGTTCCAAACTCCGGAATCTCCGGAATGGGAATATCCAGGAAAAGACGTTCCGTGGTGGTGAAAAGGTAAACACTGCCCATGTTGAGACGAAAAAAATGCAATACTTATATGCATCAGGTGATACCCATGCATTTATGGATACGAACACCTATGAACAAATTGAACTGCAGACCAGCCAAATTGAATACGAATTGCAATTCATGAAAGAAAACATGGAGGTCTCGGTTATAACCTACGAAGGGGAAGTCCTTGGGGTGCAATTACCAAATAATGTGGAACTTGAGGTGACGGAAACAGAGCCGGGGATCAAAGGAGATACCGCCAGTGGTGGATCCAAACCGGCAACACTGGAGACCGGTTTAATTGTTCAAGTGCCGTTTTTCGTCAATAAGGGGGACGTATTGGTAATCAATACATCCGATGGAAAATATGTATCCCGGGCTAATAAATAA
- the spoIIIAE gene encoding stage III sporulation protein AE — MKLAKRSIAILFLILLIANGRSVFASPDDTPDLPDSPDATDLESSILDDVKLEGIQQYWDQLVRDYSGYIPELEKTSLYEFLKNNGSFSFKSMVLGVIKYLFYEIVLNGKLLGLLLMLTLFSVLLQTIQTAFEQNTVSKIAYFIVYLVLLYLALNSFYLAFSYTKEAVDSMSNFLIALIPLVLGLMASFGNVVSVSFFHPVIVFLIYVSGVLVSKFILPLVFLSALLMIISSLNTQYQATHLANLFKSVALGVLGAFLTIFLGVMSVQGATSAIQDGVAMKTTKFITGNFIPVVGRTFTDAADTILSASLLLKNAVGIVGLVIVVFLALFPAMKILAIAFIYKIAAAVLQPIGDGPVISCLNIISKHMFYILAALLAVTLMFFLAIVIIVVAGNITLLLR; from the coding sequence ATGAAACTAGCTAAACGAAGTATCGCCATATTGTTTCTTATTTTACTAATTGCCAATGGAAGATCAGTGTTCGCTTCGCCTGACGACACCCCAGATTTACCTGACTCACCTGATGCAACAGATTTGGAATCTTCCATTCTCGACGATGTCAAATTGGAGGGAATCCAGCAATATTGGGACCAGCTTGTTCGGGATTATAGCGGCTATATACCCGAATTGGAAAAGACAAGCCTATATGAATTTTTGAAGAATAATGGTTCATTTTCATTCAAATCGATGGTGTTGGGTGTTATAAAATATTTATTTTATGAAATCGTTTTGAATGGAAAACTACTTGGGTTGTTGCTGATGCTGACATTGTTTTCCGTATTGCTGCAAACGATACAGACAGCTTTTGAACAAAATACCGTCAGTAAAATTGCCTATTTTATTGTGTATTTGGTATTGCTTTATTTAGCATTAAACAGTTTTTATTTGGCGTTTTCCTATACTAAAGAGGCCGTTGATTCGATGAGTAATTTCCTGATTGCATTAATCCCGCTTGTATTGGGATTGATGGCTTCTTTTGGCAATGTTGTTTCCGTGTCTTTTTTCCATCCGGTGATCGTTTTTTTAATCTATGTCAGCGGGGTACTCGTATCCAAGTTTATTTTACCGCTTGTATTTTTATCAGCCTTGCTTATGATTATTAGCAGCTTAAATACACAATATCAAGCAACCCATTTGGCGAATTTATTTAAATCAGTTGCATTAGGTGTACTTGGCGCTTTTTTAACTATCTTCCTTGGGGTCATGTCGGTACAAGGGGCTACAAGCGCGATTCAGGATGGAGTAGCCATGAAAACAACCAAATTTATCACCGGCAATTTTATCCCGGTTGTTGGCAGGACATTTACTGACGCGGCAGATACGATCCTGAGTGCTTCGTTATTGTTAAAAAATGCGGTTGGCATTGTGGGTCTGGTGATTGTGGTATTTCTGGCACTGTTTCCAGCGATGAAAATATTGGCAATCGCGTTTATCTATAAAATTGCTGCGGCTGTTTTGCAACCGATTGGGGATGGACCGGTTATATCCTGTTTGAATATCATTAGCAAGCATATGTTTTATATTTTAGCCGCATTGCTGGCTGTTACGCTAATGTTCTTTTTGGCAATTGTAATCATCGTTGTCGCCGGTAATATAACCTTGTTGCTGCGCTAG